A single window of Pseudarthrobacter psychrotolerans DNA harbors:
- a CDS encoding ATP-binding protein: MPAGYELDERQWSTETVLPDPSTVAAIGMHHNLTSALADLVDNSIDATASHIRIRFVQRGTTILGLQIIDNGRGLTAEGIKQAMTFGARREYGSEDLGHFGLGLKAASLSQATSFEIYSRQKWGPAVGRRMDQTVSQNFSVGVMEPGAANEQLDGVAGVELPSGTLVEWRGLKDVIHTSDQGELTEWRSAKLRSIREHLGITFHRQLRRGSVKIDVDTFDVERNRALPPMQVDPIDPFEDSLQQDGYPRNFVVDLPDGASCTIEAHLFPPRLNSSAFDLYGEPGEARQGIYLYRRGRLLSGGQNWAGLRLPKKELGLGRIKIDLDEANEHYIALNPEKVTPIYSADFTKAMAHAHTPGPSPSHLDSYFSDLQRAHKESKKTKRQEIRLVEPAVGLNPTVLSRLTDLQDFADFDPIDLRFVTLPSTELFRADRIARRVDVNVELVRRIYGSEGRLSNRDGQLLKTFLYFLLESDFKVEQRWNVVREDRHRILNDVLLAAFAEDFIEPNLQEDQAHEKNGGD; the protein is encoded by the coding sequence ATGCCTGCCGGATATGAACTCGACGAACGGCAATGGTCTACTGAGACCGTCTTGCCAGACCCCTCGACCGTCGCGGCTATCGGAATGCACCACAACCTCACGAGTGCGCTGGCAGACCTGGTTGATAACTCCATTGATGCCACGGCCAGCCATATCCGGATCCGCTTCGTGCAGCGAGGGACCACCATCTTGGGGCTCCAAATCATCGACAACGGGCGAGGCCTGACGGCTGAGGGAATCAAGCAGGCGATGACCTTCGGAGCGCGGCGGGAGTACGGGTCCGAAGATCTTGGGCATTTTGGGCTCGGCCTCAAAGCGGCCTCACTCTCGCAGGCGACTTCGTTTGAGATTTACTCACGGCAGAAATGGGGGCCTGCCGTCGGGCGGCGAATGGATCAGACAGTAAGCCAGAACTTCAGTGTTGGGGTAATGGAGCCAGGAGCGGCAAATGAGCAGCTGGACGGCGTTGCAGGTGTGGAACTACCAAGTGGCACTTTGGTGGAGTGGCGCGGCTTGAAGGACGTAATCCACACGTCTGACCAGGGGGAACTCACCGAATGGAGATCAGCGAAGCTTCGCTCCATTCGCGAGCACTTGGGCATCACCTTTCATCGTCAACTGCGCCGGGGCTCCGTGAAAATTGACGTAGACACTTTCGACGTTGAGCGCAACAGAGCCCTTCCCCCCATGCAAGTGGACCCCATCGACCCCTTCGAGGACTCGCTGCAGCAAGACGGGTATCCGCGTAATTTTGTCGTCGACCTGCCAGACGGAGCATCATGCACGATCGAGGCACACCTTTTTCCTCCCCGTCTAAACTCGTCAGCTTTCGACTTATATGGGGAACCGGGAGAAGCGAGACAGGGGATCTACTTATATCGACGAGGCCGGCTCCTATCGGGCGGGCAGAACTGGGCAGGTCTGCGTCTCCCCAAGAAAGAGTTGGGACTTGGCCGAATCAAGATCGACCTTGATGAAGCTAACGAGCACTACATAGCGCTCAACCCGGAGAAGGTCACCCCTATATACTCCGCAGATTTCACCAAGGCAATGGCTCACGCCCATACACCGGGTCCTTCACCCTCTCACCTGGATTCATACTTTAGTGACCTTCAGAGAGCCCACAAGGAATCCAAAAAGACGAAGCGGCAAGAGATACGGCTCGTTGAACCAGCCGTTGGCTTGAACCCCACAGTCCTGTCCCGCCTCACTGACCTTCAGGATTTCGCTGACTTCGATCCCATCGATTTGCGCTTCGTCACCCTTCCATCCACGGAACTATTTCGGGCTGATCGGATAGCGCGACGAGTCGACGTCAACGTAGAGCTTGTCCGAAGGATTTATGGATCGGAAGGCCGCTTGAGCAACCGAGACGGTCAGCTGCTCAAGACCTTCCTCTACTTCCTCCTCGAAAGCGACTTCAAAGTCGAACAACGATGGAACGTCGTGCGGGAGGACAGGCATCGCATCCTGAATGACGTGCTGTTGGCCGCCTTTGCCGAAGATTTCATCGAGCCGAACTTACAAGAAGACCAGGCACACGAGA
- a CDS encoding DNA cytosine methyltransferase, with amino-acid sequence MAKRLRLIDLFAGAGGMTEGFESTGKFKTIVAVEHDQHAAATYALNHQAERVYAGKIEDWLEEGRVPEADVIIGGPPCQGFSALGKQDVLDERNFLWRKYAETIIAAKPKYFVVENVRQFLKSAQYEEFERWTEPGRPLQKYALQPYLLNAADFGAYQSRVRSIVIGRLKELPEVPEPEGAYSGRHRTVGEALASIEAHVVETNFPKVSFEYNGQRIPGPYTTQDLHVTRNYTQLSLDRFKKIPLGGNRFNIPIELLADCWKKHKTGSGDVMGRLRNDRPSVTIRTEFFKPEKGRYLHPNPSVHRAITHYEAARLQGFPDDYKWAGSKTSIARQIGNAVPVQLASHLASLVAAQFYAEVMVSGSQSI; translated from the coding sequence ATGGCCAAACGACTACGACTCATTGATCTTTTTGCTGGTGCAGGCGGGATGACGGAAGGGTTTGAGTCCACGGGCAAGTTTAAGACGATTGTGGCAGTCGAACATGACCAGCATGCCGCTGCCACCTATGCACTGAATCACCAGGCTGAGCGCGTTTACGCGGGCAAAATCGAGGATTGGCTCGAGGAGGGGCGGGTGCCTGAAGCCGATGTGATCATCGGAGGACCTCCTTGCCAAGGATTTTCGGCTTTGGGTAAGCAAGACGTGTTGGATGAGCGAAATTTTCTTTGGCGAAAATATGCGGAGACCATAATTGCTGCAAAACCCAAGTATTTTGTTGTCGAAAATGTACGGCAATTTTTGAAGTCGGCTCAGTATGAAGAATTTGAGCGGTGGACCGAACCGGGGAGACCTCTACAGAAGTACGCCCTTCAGCCTTACCTCTTAAACGCAGCTGACTTTGGTGCCTACCAGTCGCGTGTGCGGAGCATCGTTATTGGTCGTTTGAAGGAGCTTCCTGAGGTGCCCGAACCCGAAGGCGCTTACAGCGGCCGCCATCGGACGGTCGGAGAAGCTTTGGCCTCAATTGAAGCGCACGTAGTCGAAACGAACTTCCCGAAGGTCTCCTTCGAGTACAACGGGCAGCGAATTCCGGGACCGTACACTACGCAGGATCTTCATGTCACCAGAAACTACACGCAGCTTTCGCTCGACAGATTCAAAAAGATCCCGTTGGGGGGCAATCGGTTCAACATCCCCATAGAGCTGCTGGCTGACTGCTGGAAAAAACATAAGACAGGGTCCGGTGACGTCATGGGACGGCTCCGCAACGACCGCCCCTCCGTTACAATTCGCACTGAATTCTTCAAGCCGGAAAAGGGCCGGTATCTCCACCCAAACCCGAGCGTTCACCGGGCAATTACACACTATGAGGCAGCAAGGCTCCAAGGCTTTCCGGATGACTATAAATGGGCAGGGTCGAAGACTTCCATAGCTCGGCAAATAGGTAACGCTGTGCCGGTGCAGCTTGCAAGCCACCTAGCGAGCCTGGTGGCCGCACAGTTTTATGCCGAGGTCATGGTGTCCGGCAGCCAGTCCATTTAA
- a CDS encoding AAA family ATPase yields MTEDWTTAEEINAKALRQRFPAIDWATFWNQPAEKDWIIPSVLPAGGQIVIYSPAKMGKSLLALEICAALATGRTVLGHVPKRAYRVTYVDYENDPDDIHARLADMGYGPGDDLSNLEILPYAALMNLDTPAGGQTFLDRMKLHGPEIVVIDTMSRVNQGRENDNDTYNDFYKYTGLGLKRACIALIRLDHSGKDESKGQRGGSAKNSDVDAVWRLSESSPGRTFRLTCEMSRHQVPDKVLTIHRESMPLCHRLAMPDHRTGDAMEARIDAIIDVLDAAGLPDDVGRRIADRTLRDAGSGARPATVTAALRRRQMRLETSGTHPQPELSGTRREHVEP; encoded by the coding sequence ATGACCGAGGACTGGACTACGGCCGAAGAAATCAATGCGAAAGCACTCCGCCAACGCTTCCCTGCGATTGATTGGGCGACGTTCTGGAACCAGCCGGCCGAGAAGGATTGGATCATCCCCTCCGTGCTCCCGGCCGGTGGGCAAATAGTGATCTATTCCCCGGCCAAGATGGGGAAGTCCCTTCTCGCGTTGGAAATTTGCGCCGCACTGGCTACCGGCCGCACCGTCCTCGGGCATGTCCCGAAACGCGCGTATCGAGTCACGTATGTTGACTATGAAAACGACCCCGACGACATTCATGCCCGTTTGGCTGATATGGGCTACGGACCAGGCGACGACCTATCGAACCTCGAAATTCTCCCCTACGCGGCGCTCATGAACTTGGACACGCCGGCCGGTGGGCAAACATTTCTCGACCGGATGAAACTCCACGGCCCGGAGATCGTAGTCATAGACACCATGAGCCGCGTAAACCAAGGACGGGAGAACGACAACGACACCTACAACGATTTCTACAAATACACCGGCCTAGGGCTGAAGCGGGCGTGTATCGCGCTCATCCGTTTGGACCATTCCGGCAAGGATGAATCTAAGGGCCAGCGGGGCGGATCGGCCAAAAATTCCGACGTGGACGCCGTGTGGCGGCTATCGGAAAGTTCCCCCGGGCGCACTTTCCGACTGACGTGTGAAATGTCTCGGCATCAGGTCCCGGACAAAGTGCTTACGATCCACCGGGAATCCATGCCGCTATGCCATCGCCTCGCCATGCCGGATCATCGGACCGGGGACGCCATGGAGGCGAGAATTGACGCGATCATCGACGTCCTTGATGCCGCAGGACTGCCGGATGACGTAGGCCGCCGGATAGCCGACCGCACGCTCCGGGACGCCGGTTCCGGGGCGCGTCCGGCGACCGTCACGGCTGCGTTGCGCCGCCGTCAAATGCGGCTCGAAACGTCGGGAACACACCCCCAGCCCGAATTGTCGGGAACACGTCGGGAACACGTCGAACCATGA
- a CDS encoding helix-turn-helix domain-containing protein yields the protein MEQRGTDLRPVLLTLDEVATVLRKSPSQLRWLIHNGKAPRSAKIGGRRMWREADVLAWIDAQFRDAA from the coding sequence ATGGAACAACGAGGAACCGATCTACGCCCGGTGCTGCTGACGCTGGATGAGGTCGCAACGGTGCTGCGGAAGTCCCCCTCCCAGCTCCGCTGGCTTATCCACAACGGAAAAGCCCCGAGGTCGGCCAAGATCGGCGGCCGGCGCATGTGGCGCGAGGCCGACGTCCTGGCGTGGATCGACGCCCAGTTCAGGGATGCAGCGTGA
- a CDS encoding helix-turn-helix transcriptional regulator: protein MNLLNDEPTGTEHEPMRAAAFRLELSMCDKFRQLREQRGWSQQDISDKLAEMGLEMHQTTVAKMEKGKRPLRVAEMFALSWVFGLPPGAVFWIPAKDDLPSSMKFMTERLASVDELQNQMRAEFLRMFESHLALYADLDSERASLVRAMRDDASMEPQQDRVAEGITQ from the coding sequence GTGAACCTCCTAAACGATGAACCGACCGGCACCGAGCACGAGCCGATGCGCGCCGCCGCGTTCAGGCTGGAACTCTCCATGTGCGACAAGTTCCGGCAGTTGCGCGAGCAGCGCGGGTGGAGCCAGCAGGACATTTCCGACAAGCTGGCCGAAATGGGTTTGGAGATGCACCAAACGACCGTTGCAAAAATGGAAAAGGGCAAACGTCCCCTGCGGGTGGCTGAGATGTTTGCACTCTCATGGGTGTTCGGACTACCCCCGGGCGCGGTTTTTTGGATCCCCGCCAAGGACGACCTTCCGTCCAGCATGAAATTCATGACTGAGCGACTGGCTAGCGTCGATGAGCTGCAGAACCAGATGCGCGCGGAATTTTTGCGGATGTTCGAGAGTCATTTGGCGCTCTATGCCGACCTTGATTCGGAGAGGGCGTCACTGGTCCGGGCCATGCGGGACGACGCGAGCATGGAACCGCAGCAGGACCGAGTGGCGGAAGGAATAACCCAATGA
- a CDS encoding site-specific integrase, which yields MSITRRADGAWRARYRDDTGREHARHFARKIDAQKWLAEATTALAAGRWVDPAAGKLTLMDFYADWSSRQVWATTTGKAMSLAVRSCTFSGVELRKVRRSHVETWVKEMIRGGLAAGTVRTRMNNVRSVLHGAVRDRLIAADPSDGVTLPRGRKIEHSMAIPAAADVGRVLAAAEPWFRPYVALCAFAGLRLGEAAAVQLADVDFLRRTLHVQRQVQRAGSGQVEITPPKYGSERSVALPDGLLELLSRHIRDVGVRGAEQWLFVGDHGLPPHQNTVGNWWRKTRAAAGMPALKLHDLRHFYASGLIAAGCDVVTVQRALGHAKATTTLNTYSHLWPTAADRTRAAAGGLMDAALPTSADYLRTSEG from the coding sequence ATGAGCATTACAAGGCGGGCGGACGGGGCGTGGCGGGCGCGCTACCGCGACGATACCGGCCGGGAGCACGCCCGGCACTTCGCCCGGAAGATCGACGCCCAGAAGTGGCTTGCTGAGGCAACTACGGCACTTGCAGCGGGCCGCTGGGTGGACCCCGCGGCCGGGAAACTTACCCTCATGGATTTCTATGCGGACTGGTCCAGCCGGCAGGTTTGGGCCACGACTACGGGCAAGGCAATGTCGTTGGCTGTCCGGTCCTGCACGTTCTCTGGGGTGGAGCTGCGGAAGGTACGGCGCTCCCACGTCGAGACTTGGGTCAAGGAAATGATCCGCGGCGGACTGGCCGCTGGGACGGTCAGGACCCGGATGAACAACGTCCGGTCGGTCTTGCACGGAGCTGTCCGTGACAGGCTGATTGCCGCGGACCCGTCGGACGGCGTCACGCTCCCCCGTGGCCGGAAGATCGAGCATTCCATGGCGATCCCCGCGGCGGCCGACGTCGGGCGGGTGCTGGCAGCGGCCGAACCGTGGTTCCGTCCCTACGTGGCATTGTGCGCGTTCGCGGGTCTGCGGCTGGGCGAAGCTGCTGCAGTCCAGTTAGCGGACGTCGATTTCCTGCGGCGGACTCTGCACGTCCAGCGGCAGGTACAAAGGGCCGGGAGCGGCCAGGTGGAGATCACGCCGCCCAAGTACGGGTCTGAGCGGAGCGTGGCCCTGCCCGACGGGCTGCTGGAACTGCTGTCCAGGCACATCCGGGACGTAGGCGTGCGGGGCGCGGAACAGTGGCTTTTCGTCGGTGACCACGGGTTGCCGCCGCATCAGAACACGGTCGGCAACTGGTGGCGAAAGACGCGGGCCGCTGCGGGCATGCCAGCGCTCAAACTCCACGACCTGAGACACTTCTACGCGTCCGGCCTGATCGCGGCAGGCTGCGACGTCGTGACCGTCCAGCGGGCACTGGGCCATGCCAAGGCAACGACGACGCTAAACACGTATTCCCACTTGTGGCCGACCGCGGCGGACCGGACCCGTGCCGCCGCGGGGGGCCTCATGGACGCAGCTCTCCCGACTTCTGCGGACTACTTGCGGACTTCAGAAGGCTGA
- a CDS encoding VOC family protein, protein MTVTFNHTIVYATDKRRSAEFLANVLGLPEPQAMWSFMTVPLDHGVALDFATADGPISPQHYAFLVSEEDFDGIFARIQSEGVPYWADPGRSRPRQINHNDGGRGVYFADPDGHFLEAITRPYGSGAA, encoded by the coding sequence ATGACGGTCACTTTCAATCACACTATCGTCTACGCAACGGACAAGCGTCGTTCGGCGGAGTTCCTCGCTAACGTGCTCGGACTGCCGGAACCCCAAGCCATGTGGTCCTTCATGACTGTGCCCCTTGACCATGGAGTGGCCCTCGATTTCGCCACTGCGGACGGGCCCATCTCCCCGCAGCACTACGCCTTCTTGGTCAGCGAGGAGGACTTCGACGGAATCTTCGCAAGAATCCAGAGCGAGGGCGTCCCCTACTGGGCGGACCCTGGACGGTCCCGCCCACGGCAGATTAACCACAACGACGGCGGACGCGGCGTCTACTTCGCGGATCCTGACGGACATTTCCTCGAGGCGATCACGCGCCCCTACGGATCGGGTGCTGCATGA
- a CDS encoding helicase associated domain-containing protein, with amino-acid sequence MLHRRRKEAAQGTLSPTYARALDVIPGWREQSTKRADDETRWKQRLKEVQKYRAAGNDWPRHNKTDDRAERVLGVWLHTQRINDRAGKLGPVKKNQLDEGLPGWRQGRPRRGGLAQADRG; translated from the coding sequence GTGCTGCACCGTCGCCGCAAGGAAGCAGCGCAGGGCACCCTCTCTCCCACTTATGCCCGGGCCCTCGATGTGATCCCTGGCTGGCGTGAGCAGTCCACGAAGCGGGCCGACGACGAAACGCGCTGGAAGCAGCGCCTGAAAGAGGTCCAGAAGTACCGGGCTGCGGGCAACGATTGGCCGCGGCACAACAAAACCGACGACCGGGCAGAGCGCGTCCTTGGTGTATGGCTGCACACGCAGCGGATCAACGACCGCGCCGGTAAGCTGGGCCCAGTTAAGAAGAACCAGCTCGACGAAGGGCTCCCGGGCTGGCGGCAGGGCAGACCACGGAGGGGCGGTCTGGCGCAGGCTGATCGTGGTTAG